A part of Aegilops tauschii subsp. strangulata cultivar AL8/78 chromosome 2, Aet v6.0, whole genome shotgun sequence genomic DNA contains:
- the LOC109734214 gene encoding agmatine deiminase — MVKAMAGCPAKMGFRMPAEWEPHEQCWMGWPERPDNWREHAEPARKTFERTAMAISKFEPVTICASAKQYPRVHELMEHQPNIRVVEMSMNDSWFRDTGPTFITREGGSDIGLAEQTIAGIDWEFNAWGGLGGGCFDDWSLDRSIAKKIVEIERIPRFAHTMVLEGGSIHVDGEGTCITTEECLLNPNRNPHMTKLEIENELKDFLGVTKIIWIPLGLHGDEDTNGHVDNLCCFIKPGVILLSWTDDENDPQYEISVKALSALTQAVDAKGRQIEVVKIHVPGPLYITKEEGEGVLATGHAVPRVPGKRLAASYVNFYPANGGIIAPAFGDKKRDEEAREVLQKVFPDHEVVMVEGAREIVLGGGNIHCITQQQPVRPS, encoded by the exons ATGGTGAAGGCCATGGCGGGGTGCCCGGCGAAGATGGGGTTCCGGATGCCCGCCGAGTGGGAGCCGCACGAGCAGTGCTGGATGGGCTGGCCG GAGCGTCCAGACAACTGGCGGGAGCATGCTGAACCAGCTCGAAAAACATTTGAGAGAACTGCAATGGCCATTTCAAAGTTTGAGCCTGTCACCATTTGTGCAAGTGCCAAACAG TATCCTCGTGTCCACGAGCTGATGGAACACCAACCGAACATCAGGGTGGTCGAGATGAGCATGAATGATTCCTGGTTTCGTGACACCGGTCCCACT TTTATTACCCGTGAAGGCGGATCAGATATAGGACTTGCAGAGCAAACAATAGCGGGGATTGACTGGGAATTTAACGCATGGGGAG GGCTCGGTGGTGGTTGCTTTGATGATTGGAGTCTTGACAGAAGCATTGCCAAGAAG ATAGTTGAGATTGAGAGGATCCCTAGGTTTGCACACACAATGGTTCTTGAGGGTGGAAGCATTCATGTAGATGGAGAAG GTACATGCATTACAACAGAAGAATGCTTGTTGAATCCTAACAGGAACCCTCACATGACTAAACTAGAGATAGAGAATGAGCTGAAGGATTTCCTTGGAGTCACAAAGATCATTTGGATACCTCTGGGGCTACACG GTGATGAGGATACAAATGGCCATGTGGACAATCTATGCTGTTTCATCAAACCTGGTGTGATTCTCTTGTCGTGGACCGATGACGAGAACGACCCGCAGTACGAGATATCGGTGAAGGCACTATCAGCTCTCACTCAGGCAGTCGATGCGAAGGGGCGGCAGATAGAGGTGGTGAAGATCCACGTGCCAGGGCCTCTGTACATCAcgaaggaagagggggaaggtgTTCTTGCAACG GGGCATGCTGTACCGAGGGTACCAGGCAAGAGATTGGCCGCCTCATACGTGAACTTCTACCCGGCGAACGGCGGGATCATAGCGCCAGCCTTCGGCGATAAGAAGAGGGACGAGGAAGCGCGCGAGGTCCTCCAGAAGGTGTTTCCTGATCATGAG GTTGTGATGGTGGAAGGCGCAAGGGAGATCGTGCTGGGAGGTGGGAACATACACTGCATCACGCAGCAGCAGCCGGTGCGCCCGTCATAG
- the LOC109734215 gene encoding uncharacterized protein, giving the protein MGRPTGGASASKKPKAKSKPKQRGGVDFKKYKHKVGRKLPPPKNATNTEIKSKMIVLPEQTMASERAGMAVNKRGLTLRELLQQTVHYNPKVRRAAMNGIKDLVTKHPAELKLHKVAMIEKLQERICDSDKVVRDSLYSLLQSLVFPSLKEDNAMSTRSTLSLLMANVLNGMTHLSMDIQLMAFRFLELVVLNFPSSFPRYAEQAFNNFVAVLSNDRIHLQDKSKLNSILAGLAHCLSLVARVTENDDASNRLVQNRPMGELWKPTLDEDNPGSGAFATSDVLMKLQNLIRILVNSIEVSASEICAKPANDAQSSEALLSALHCLHLICTTFIHEAKKSQMEFGRSKTQFGSDWLNSSVLVYLKKLWGVKCLFHEKGDDRFFVFNLKIAELFLCLSTCVDDTMFPAEELCQFVSSLFAKSKVLRNKDLMETHLSPLITCIPGLIASCADDSKGYLLEAFTDAFRDSKVDCKLMLPYLDAVREMLLPEKSGIWFTEIDLGLSEYRSAWISELPRILLQSIDKAPSVTKVVLELLLKIGQYFPTTEFGNLRPFIQLFGTKSSSGTVEVGPFVSLPHDCQELVISCLYYFSSLLPDTIEPLACCCLSDKLESLMLIRIIEVLQSTYKAGNLQITEQLSFLSLLMARFNVNCGMSCTLEDAEKVSNWKTFKTLNHLILTYLSEMGDGSLVLELMWNNLSNEIARKPSLHNMNGLFRIIVTLDAATNKLMNEDFIKLIAGYLVDAALDLSKTNEVGFQSDKTRLFQYFIKPCIIIFEQNDKVLCCTLEMLKSFAADEHRFSSVSGLDYPRELSQRVCVVTTILVFLFNDRRLHPNLSLSKTAIKGILHYIRHQLDSNLPDVTYGQKQKLKFAFEQIKTKALQLNCWDRSELEGISSTT; this is encoded by the exons ATGGGACGACCAACGGGCGGCGCCTCGGCGTCGAAGAAGCCCAAGGCCAAGTCCAAGCCGAAGCAGCGCGGCGGCGTCGACTTCAAG AAGTACAAACACAAGGTAGGGCGCAAGCTCCCGCCGCCGAAGAACGCCACCAACACGGAAATCAAGTCCAAAA tgatcgtgctgccggagcaGACCATGGCGTCGGAGAGGGCGGGCATGGCGGTGAACAAGCGCGGGCTCACGCTGCGGGAGCTCCTGCAGCAGACGGTGCACTACAATCCCAAAGTGCGGCGAG CTGCAATGAATGGAATAAAGGATCTTGTCACCAAGCATCCAGCGGAGCTTAAACTGCACAAGGTTGCTATGATTGAGAAGCTGCAGGAACGGATATGTGACAGTGACAAGGTGGTTCGTGACTCGTTGTACAGTTTACTGCAGTCTCTTGTATTCCCATCCTTGAAGGAG GACAATGCAATGTCTACCCGCAGTACACTATCTCTGTTGATGGCAAATGTTTTGAATGGAATGACACACCTATCTATGGATATCCAGTTAATGGCTTTCAGGTTTTTGGAGCTCGTGGTCCTCAATTTCCCATCCTCTTTTCCCAGATATGCTGAACAG GCTTTCAATAACTTCGTTGCTGTACTGAGCAACGACAGAATCCATCTGCAGGATAAGAGTAAACTTAACAGTATCCTTGCCGGGCTTGCCCACTGTCTTTCCTTGGTTGCTCGTGTGACGGAAAATGATGATGCATCAAATCGACTG GTTCAGAACCGCCCTATGGGAGAACTTTGGAAACCTACTCTTGACGAAGATAACCCTGGAAGTG GAGCATTTGCGACATCTGATGTACTAATGAAACTTCAGAACCTCATCCGAATTCTCGTTAATTCAATAGAGGTTTCAGCTTCAGAAATCTGTGCAAAGCCAGCTAATGATGCTCAGTCAAGTGAAGCGTTATTATCAGCCCTTCATTGTCTGCATCTAATATGTACAACATTTATTCACGAGGCAAAGAAATCTCAGATGGAATTTGGTAGATCAAAAACTCAGTTTGGGTCTGATTGGCTGAATAGTTCTGTGTTGGTATATCTAAAGAAATTATGGGGAGTGAAATGCTTGTTTCATGAGAAG GGAGATGACAGATTTTTCGTCTTCAATCTGAAAATTGCTGAACTCTTTTTGTGCTTGAGCACATGTGTGGACGATACAATGTTTCCAGCTGAGGAGTTATGCCAGTTTGTATCTTCTTTATTTGCAAAG TCAAAAGTACTTCGCAACAAGGATCTCATGGAAACGCATTTGAGTCCACTTATAACTTGTATACCGGGTCTTATAGCCAGTTGTGCAGATGACTCAAAAGGATATTTGTTGGAG GCATTTACAGATGCATTTAGAGATTCCAAGGTGGATTGCAAGCTAATGTTGCCATATTTGGATGCAGTGCGAGAAATGCTACTTCCT GAGAAATCAGGGATATGGTTTACTGAAATTGATTTAGGCTTATCGGAATATCGTAGCGCTTGGATAAGCGAGCTTCCTAGAATATTACTACAATCAATTGATAAAGCTCCCTCAGTTACAAAG GTTGTTTTGGAGCTTCTCCTAAAAATCGGACAGTATTTCCCTACAACTGAGTTTGGAAACCTGCGCCCCTTCATACAGTTATTTGGCACTAAAT CATCATCTGGAACGGTAGAGGTTGGGCCTTTTGTTAGCCTTCCACATGATTGCCAAGAACTTGTCATTTCATGCCTTTATTACTTCTCCAGTCTGCTCCCTGACACAATCGAGCCATTGGCCTGTTGTTGCTTAA GTGATAAGCTGGAGTCCCTCATGTTAATTAGGATTATTGAAGTTCTACAATCAACATACAAGGCTGGGAATCTACAGATAACAGAGCAACTCAGTTTCTTGTCATTATTAATGGCACGATTTAATGTTAATTGTG GTATGTCCTGTACTCTGGAGGATGCCGAAAAGGTCTCAAATTGGAAGACTTTCAAGACCTTGAATCACTTAATTTTGACTTACTTATCTGAGATGGGTGATGGCTCCCTGGTCCTTGAATTGATGTGGAATAATTTATCTAATGAGATT GCACGAAAACCATCATTGCATAACATGAATGGTCTGTTTAGAATTATTGTTACACTCGATGCAGCAACAAATAAGCTCATGAATGAAGATTTCATTAAGCTTATAGCTGGCTACTTGGTCGACGCTGCTCTG GATTTGTCAAAAACAAATGAAGTGGGCTTTCAATCTGACAAGACAAGATTATTTCAATACTTCATAAAGCCCTGCATAATCATTTTTGAGCAGAATGACAAGGTTCTCTGCTGCACATTGGAGATGCTTAAATCTTTCGCAGCAGATGAGCATAGATTTTCATCTGTCTCCGGTTTAGATTACCCAAGGGAGCTTTCACAACGAGTTTGTGTTGTCACAACCATACTGGTCTTCTTATTCAATGATCGGAGGCTCCATCCAAATCTTTCTTTGAGTAAAACGGCTATCAAAGGCATCCTGCATTATATAAGGCATCAGCTG GATTCTAATTTGCCTGATGTAACATATGGACAaaagcagaaattaaaatttgcATTTGAGCAAATCAAGACCAAAGCATTGCAGTTGAACTGTTGGGATAGAAGTGAGCTTGAAGGGATTTCAAGCACCACATAA